One Brassica napus cultivar Da-Ae chromosome A1, Da-Ae, whole genome shotgun sequence genomic region harbors:
- the LOC125577357 gene encoding S-protein homolog 2-like, whose protein sequence is MDSLTQLIVIFMMTMFISATISQATTTVVIHNNLEGGLSLGYHCKSGDDDLGYKSLAPGGSGSFDFNPDIFGRTLFFCSFSWNSESHSFDIYSQKRDKEFEKFGCTQCEWRISKKGPCKLNKYSKMFDICYPWDA, encoded by the coding sequence ATGGATTCTCTAACACAACTCATAGTTATCTTCATGATGACTATGTTCATAAGTGCAACTATATCTCAAGCGACGACGACCGTGGTGATACATAATAATCTTGAAGGTGGTTTATCGCTAGGATACCATTGTAAATCGGGGGATGATGATCTTGGATACAAGAGTTTGGCACCAGGTGGATCAGGATCCTTTGACTTTAACCCTGATATATTTGGTCGTACGTTATTTTTTTGTAGCTTCAGTTGGAATAGTGAGTCGCATTCTTTTGATATCTATAGCCAAAAGAGAGACAAAGAATTTGAAAAGTTTGGATGCACACAATGCGAATGGAGGATAAGCAAAAAGGGACCATGCAAACTTAACAAATACAGTAAAATGTTTGATATTTGTTATCCCTGGGATGCTTAA
- the LOC125577356 gene encoding S-protein homolog 2-like → MDSLIQLIVIFMVTMFISASISQAQRTTTVVIHNDLEGGLSLGYHCKSGDDLGYKSLAPGGSGSFSFKPDIFGRTLFLCSFSWNYELHFFDIYNQKRDREFEKFGCTQCEWRISKKGPCKLNKYSKMFDICYPWNF, encoded by the coding sequence atggatTCTCTAATACAACTCATAGTTATCTTCATGGTGACTATGTTCATAAGTGCATCTATATCTCAAGCCCAGAGAACGACGACCGTGGTGATACATAATGATCTTGAAGGTGGTTTATCTCTAGGATACCATTGTAAATCGGGGGATGATCTTGGATACAAGAGTTTGGCACCAGGTGGATCAGGATCCTTTAGCTTTAAACCTGATATATTTGGTCGAACGTTATTTTTGTGTAGCTTTAGTTGGAATTATGAGTTGCATTTTTTTGATATCTATAACCAAAAGAGAGACAGAGAATTTGAAAAGTTTGGATGCACACAATGCGAATGGAGGATAAGCAAAAAGGGACCATGCAAACTTAACAAATACAGTAAAATGTTTGATATTTGTTATCCCTGGAATTTTTAA
- the LOC125577361 gene encoding uncharacterized protein LOC125577361 has product MGDSIGDSLIEIDDKEEVEDPFLAFIDYARAVISPEQDEIEEEEEDVRKKNPSEAVTEVSGPGWGWIASRLLKTCTAYSSGVTAAILLSDLSQGWHEQNKPGMSKKKPELIDQLNKSHRRKRLANTVTIDSIYEKNFLSMNSVLEAVVIKADLLPGTNIFMLTLGDFWSSNTIDLYLHRRYYELVETPNGILRKGREVLITGCYLRTAREGCGTPRLLPTEYLVILLDEDEEEDAIFIVAQLCSDTFSSVSLDDFNNGTSYSLYARIESIGPLESELKFSTAHRRQIALVDADGVKLKFILWGDQVIVANLMSVGSMLGLERPYISSLEESAMEGKDEFCLEYGSATHLYIVPSTLQEETVCVSLSQNQCQGSKLLGSVGVSQVTLPRDAKGSIDFSNYPFRTNITDCRDKTTGISLYGVVTDILCDPNATGVVFSLKIEDTTGAIWARLHFNSYWSLGRLGLGHVVYVSGLSCKTTKENCLEVLWHEGNEKATFINLSCLPAFLTSSCLHKVSTLSQISKQRKPAINICRVKLDEIDQCHSINTRLSHSVCGHFIDEESPLHGGNLHCSFCRVTFNSNGGSEVVRTFHIMITLADEETTKLYAWCTGQSASAILQISPDEFCDLPEDDQLMYPSSLENEWFLVTLANSGGRSLSHKMEATCWEITRALKI; this is encoded by the exons ATGGGGGATTCAATCGGAGACTCGCTAATTGAAATCGACGACAAGGAAGAAGTCGAAGACCCGTTTCTAGCCTTCATCGACTACGCCAGAGCGGTGATTTCACCGGAACAAGACGAAatcgaggaggaggaggaggatgtgAGGAAGAAGAATCCAAGCGAAGCCGTGACTGAGGTGAGCGGTCCAGGCTGGGGATGGATTGCCTCGCGTCTATTGAAAACATGCACTGCTTATTCGAGCGGTGTCACTGCCGCCATTCTCCTCTCAGATCTCTCTCAG GGGTGGCATGAGCAAAACAAACCGGGGATGTCAAAGAAGAAGCCTGAGCTCATTGATCAGTTGAATAAGAGTCATAGAAGAAAAAGACTCGCTAATACTGTTACTATAGACTCTATTTACGAGAAGAATTTTCTGTCTATGAATAGTGTTTTGGAAGCTGTTGTTATCAAGGCTGATCTCCTCCCTG GTACAAACATATTCATGCTTACGCTAGGGGATTTTTGGAGCTCCAACACTATTGATCTCTATCTACATCGCAG GTATTATGAGTTGGTGGAAACACCAAATGGGATACTTAGGAAAGGCAGAGAGGTTTTGATCACTGGATGCTACCTTCGTACCGCTAGAGAAGGATGTGGTACTCCACGGTTACTTCCAACAGAGTATCTTGTCATTTTGCTAGATGAG gacgaagaagaagatgcaatCTTTATTGTAGCTCAACTTTGTTCCGATACTTTCTCATCTGTTTCTCTTGATGATTTCAACAATGGAACTTCATACTCTTTGTATGCTAG GATTGAATCTATAGGTCCTCTGGAATCTGAACTCAAGTTTAGTACTGCGCATAGAAGGCAAATTGCACTTGTAGATGCTGACGGCGTTAAGTTAAAATTTATCTTGTGGGGAGATCAAGTCATCGTGGCAAACCTCATGAG TGTGGGAAGTATGCTTGGGCTTGAGAGGCCTTATATTTCTAGTCTCGAAGAGAGTGCAATGGAAGGAAAAGATGAGTTCTGCCTCGAATATGGTAGCGCAACACATCTCTATATAGTGCCGTCAACCTTACAAGAGGAAACG GTTTGTGTATCTTTATCCCAGAATCAGTGTCAAGGATCTAAACTGCTTGGTTCAGTAGGAGTTTCGCAGGTGACATTGCCTCGTGACGCCAAAGGGTCTATAGACTTCAGCAATTATCCTTTTCGG ACGAATATAACGGACTGTCGCGACAAAACCACTGGCATCAGTCTCTATGGCGTTGTAACAGATATATTATGTGATCCAAATGCCACAGGAGTGGTCTTCTCTTTGAAAATCGAGGACACAACCGGAGCAATATGGGCTAGGCTCCACTTTAATAGTTACTG GTCGTTGGGAAGGTTAGGACTTGGTCATGTCGTATACGTTTCAGGGTTATCCTGCAAAACCACAAAAGAGAATTG CCTTGAGGTGTTATGGCATGAGGGGAACGAGAAAGCTACATTCATCAACCTAAGCTGCTTACCTGCATTTCTAACCTCTTCTTGTCTTCACAAAGTCTCTACCCTCTCCCAaatttcaaaacagagaaaacctGCAATCAAC ATTTGTCGGGTGAAGCTGGATGAGATTGACCAATGCCATAGCATAAACACGAGATTATCACACAGCGTTTGCGGCCATTTCATAGACGAAGAATCGCCACTACACGGAGGGAATCTGCATTGTAGCTTCTGCCGGGTAACCTTTAATAGTAACGGAGGATCAGAGGTAGTGAGAACGTTCCACATAATGATAACACTTGCAGACGAGGAAACCACCAAACTGTACGCATGGTGTACGGGTCAGTCAGCATCAGCTATACTTCAGATATCTCCTGACGAATTCTGTGATCTCCCTGAg GATGATCAGCTAATGTATCCATCTTCATTGGAGAACGAGTGGTTCCTAGTGACCTTAGCTAACAGCGGTGGCCGGAGTTTGTCTCATAAAATGGAGGCGACTTGCTGGGAAATCACCCGCGCTCTCAAGATTTAA
- the LOC106350541 gene encoding glycine-rich cell wall structural protein-like, with protein sequence MGKVSFGFLSLMLVVVVIGVVECRRFEKETLGGGGLGFGFGGGKGFGGGIGGGGGAGGGFGGGVGGGHGGGLGGGIGGGHGGGIGGGAGGGAGGGLGGGGGLGGGHGGGIGGGAGGGLGGGAGGGVGGGLGGGHGGGIGGGAGGGAGGGLGGGHGGGIGGGAGGGLGGGAGGGAGGGLGGGAGGGLGGGAGGGAGGGLGGGHGGGIGGGAGGGAGGGGGIGGGAGGGLGGGHGGGIGGGAGGGAGGGLGGGHGGGIGGGAGGGSGGGLGGGAGGGFGGGAGGGFGGGAGGGAGGGFGGGAGGGHGGGFGGGFGGGSGGGFGGGAGGGAGGGFGGGGGAGGGF encoded by the coding sequence ATGGGGAAGGTATCTTTTGGGTTTTTGAGTTTGATGCTTGTAGTCGTGGTGATTGGGGTTGTGGAGTGTAGGAGATTTGAGAAGGAGACGTTGGGAGGCGGTGGACTTGGCTTTGGTTTTGGTGGCGGCAAAGGTTTTGGAGGAGGAATTGGTGGCGGTGGAGGTGCCGGTGGAGGTTTTGGTGGTGGTGTAGGAGGAGGCCATGGTGGCGGTTTAGGAGGTGGCATTGGTGGAGGCCACGGTGGAGGTATTGGTGGTGGGGCTGGAGGTGGTGCCGGTGGAGGATTAGGTGGTGGTGGCGGACTTGGAGGAGGCCACGGTGGAGGTATTGGTGGAGGTGCCGGTGGTGGTCTAGGAGGTGGTGCAGGAGGCGGTGTCGGTGGAGGACTAGGAGGAGGTCACGGTGGAGGTATTGGCGGTGGTGCTGGAGGAGGTGCTGGTGGAGGACTAGGAGGAGGCCACGGTGGAGGTATAGGTGGTGGTGCTGGTGGTGGTTTAGGAGGTGGTGCAGGAGGCGGTGCTGGTGGAGGACTAGGAGGAGGTGCTGGTGGTGGTCTAGGAGGTGGTGCGGGAGGAGGTGCTGGTGGAGGACTTGGAGGAGGCCACGGTGGAGGTATTGGCGGTGGTGCAGGAGGAGGTGCTGGAGGTGGTGGAGGTATTGGCGGTGGCGCTGGTGGAGGACTAGGAGGAGGCCACGGTGGAGGCATTGGCGGTGGTGCTGGAGGAGGTGCTGGTGGTGGTCTAGGAGGAGGACATGGTGGAGGTATCGGAGGTGGCGCAGGTGGTGGTAGTGGTGGAGGATTAGGCGGCGGTGCTGGAGGAGGATTTGGTGGTGGTGCTGGGGGAGGATTCGGAGGAGGCGCTGGTGGAGGAGCTGGCGGAGGATTCGGTGGTGGCGCAGGCGGGGGTCACGGTGGAGGTTTCGGCGGGGGATTTGGTGGAGGATCAGGCGGAGGATTTGGGGGTGGTGCAGGTGGGGGAGCTGGAGGAGGAtttggcggtggtggtggtgcaggtggtggattttaa